Below is a window of Sporosarcina ureae DNA.
TATAATCGCTCGTGAAACATCATCTTGATCACGTGTCACTGGCATCTAGCGCACCTCACTTATTTGTAAATAGTTATAGTCCTTCATTCTTTCCCTTATATAGTAGGGTAGAAACCAATTTACTCAATATGTACAATAAAAAAAGCCTCCTAAGAGACTTTTTTAGATAAATTATTATAAATGATCTTTATTAGCTGGTTTTGGATCTGTTAATGGATCATAACTGTGGTCCTTAGCAAATGGGTTCGGATCAATCAATGGACTAGATTCTGAATTCACATGTGTATGCGTATGTTCAACTGTTGGATCGGTTGAATACGTGGAATGTGTATGTGTAACTGGATCATATAGATCTGAATCGATTAGAACTAATATTTTACCGTGTTCAAAATGTTCATTGTAACGATGGGCTTCTTCTTCGGGAATTCCCATGCCGATTAAAGCTCCAGCAAGTCCCCCTATTCCTGCTCCAGCTGCGGCACCTGTAATACCTGCCACGATAGGGCCTGCTGCAATGATTGGTCCAACGCCTGGAATAGCTAGAGCCCCAATACCCGTCAAGATCCCTCCGACTCCACCAATCAAACCGCCAGTAGCGGCACCGGTTGCTGCTCCTTCAGTAGCGTGAGTCTCTGTTTGTTCAACTACATACTCTGACTGGTCAGGGTCTTTACTAATGATAGAGATTTCATCTGCAGTGAATCCAAGATGCTTAAGGTTTTCAATTGCTGCAATCGCTTCTCTGTCCGTATCGTATGTTCCTACTACGTGTCGTTTCTTCATACATTAGCTCCTCCTTAGATTAGGTAGAATATGATCTCCGCGCTATTGATAAACTTACCCATTCTGATTCCTATAAAACATGTAGAATAGTTTGTGTGTCAAAATGTAATAAAGTTCATGTGTGTATATACCTAAATTATCTTTTAATTCATACGAGAAACATGTTATTTGTAACATTAGACTTACCGTTGTCATTGTATTGTTTTAGTGTTGTAATCTAACTGTAATATAAACTTGGTAAGCTGAGGCTATCAAATCGTTAGGGGTGGCATATTGAAGAAGTTATTATTTGCATTGACAGTAGCCATGTTAATCACAGTATTCACAAGCGGAATGAACGAAACATCTGCTGCGGCATCAGTTCATACAGTAAAAAAAGGTGACACACTATATAAAATTTCTCAACAACATAAAGTGTCGGTCTCTAATATCAAGCAATGGAATAACTTGAAATCAACAGTTATCTATCCAAAACAAAAATTACGTTTGGTGAAGTCTTCTAAAGTGGCTGCTAGCACACCAAAGAAACAAAACACACCATCCCGTTCAAATGGAGCGAGTGTATCTAAAGAACTTATGGTAAGCGCAACTGCTTATACAGCTCATTGTAATGGATGTTCAGGTATTACACGTACAGGATTGAATTTACGAAAGAACCCTAATTTAAAAGTAATCGCAGTAGATCCACGAGTTATTAAATTAGGAACAAAAGTTCACGTTGAAGGTTACGGATATGCAATCGCTGGAGATACTGGCGGAGCTATCAAAGGTAAGAAAATCGACGTATTTATTCCAAATAAATCACGTGCTTACCAATGGGGACGTAAAAATGTAAAAGTAAAAGTATTGAACTAATAAATCGAAAGCTCACATTAGCAGTTATGCCAATGTGAGCTTTTTTGTTTGAAAAATTATATTAAGGAGTACGCCTATTATTTAAAACAATAAATATCAACCCTTTTGAAGGGCTCTTTGCTAATGTTATACATACGTCATGACTTGATTTTTCCCGTTCTTCTTCGCTTGATAAAGAGCGAGATCGGCTAAATGGAATAAATCTTTAAAACTTTGTACATTATGCATCGTATTATCACCTAGACCAATACTTATAGTTAAGGGAATGGGTAAAATATCCGAGTTGGCTGATAGTGACATGACTTTTTCGGCCAGTAAATTAGCTTTTCTCTTTGCATCTTCTAAAGAGATATCTTGCATGACCAAAACGAACTCATCTCCGCCAAACCGTCCTAATAAATCCTCTTTTCTTATTTCATTAGAACAAGTATGCGCGACAAATTTAATCGCTTCGTCTCCCATGAGATGGCCAAACGTATCATTAATAGATTTAAGATTGTCTATATCGAAAGCTATACAGACAACAGAACTTCTAGTTTTCAATGCCTTTTTCAGCTTCAAATCAGTAGTTTCTTCCAGATACCTTCTGTTAAAAAGGCCTGTTAAGTAATCTATATTCTCTTTTGTTTTGCATGAAGCACTTTGTAAGCGGATTTGTAGTTCGAGTGCTGCTTTAACCCAGGTTATATGTTCCATTTCATGTAGTAATTCAATATATTCTTTCTGGATGATGGCTAGTTCATCAAAGTCACAAATTTTTTCAGCTAACTCAATTCTCTTTTGCTGTATGTCTTTTAATGAGGCATAATCATTCAACAAACTATCATTTTCTTTTGCGATTGTATAATAATGAAAAGCAATTTCGGGCTCGTCTAATAATTCATGAATCCTTGCTTTCAAAAATTTATAAAACACTTTCTCGCGAGGACAGTTGGATAGATCGGATAAATCGCTCACATAGTTAATACTATTTAGGGCTAAGTGAGCGTCCTGTAAATTTAAAGCGGATTCCATTAGAAATAAATGTGCCTGGATTAAATATAGTTCTCTTTCCACTTCTCTTGACTGAGCATAGCGTAATCCAAGACTTGCATATTCTAACGCTTGTTCATATTCACCTTTTTTGTTGTGTAAGTGGCTTAATCTTCCATACGCCATGCTAATGTGCGAGTGATCTTTTAAATCAAGTGCGCTCGAGAGCATATCTTTTAACACTCGCTCACCTCTATCGTAATCCGAAGCAAACTGACTAACAAGATATTGTAGATAATATGAACGCATCCAATCAGATTTGTTTCCATTCAATAGACAGTAGGCATGATGTTTTTCAATGTGGTAAAGAACTTTTTCGAAATTTCCAATGTAGTAATACGTGGAAGCCAAAATGTAATGTGCGGTTAAAATCACTTCGTCTATAGAATGTAATTCAGCTTTGTTTAATAACTGAGTTGCAAGTTCGATTGCTTCATAATACTTACCCGTGTTCAACGCATGATCAATGCCCGTAGAAATGGCAGTTATCTCATGTTCCCTGTTCATAGTTGCCCTCCTCCATAATAGGAAGTAATAGTATCGATTATAGTTCAAAGGATTTAATGAGTGATATAAATTATTAATACTATTATATCATCTAATTGCTTTTAAAGTGTATTGAAATATTAAGTATTCGATGAATATTCTATCAATAGCGTCTTTTTTATATATAGTCGATAGTTGTTTATACCCGACGCCTTAAAAGTATAAACGTCCTAATTCAAAATATGAAATAGGACGTTGGTTTATACAATATAAATTCTTAGTTGGACTGAATCTGCTTGAATAATGAAATAAAGTATTCTGGTTCTTCTTCAATCTCAAATGTAAACACGCCTTCATTCGTATGAAGATAAAATAATCCCGTATGTCCGGAAAATGGTCTGTAGGAAAGGTCGAATACGTGCTTCAAAAGAAATGTTCTAGAAGAAGTGGTGATACGATCTTGGAAAAGACAGATGGAATGATACGTTTTTTGTGTAGTTTGTTCCACGCGATCTACGACTCGTTGAACTGAAATATAGCTAAGCGATAGAATTAGCTGATCGCTCGAGTTATGCATTAGATAACCTCCTATTTCGCGATATCATAGCACAGATTAGTATGCTCATAAAAAGATAAGAAATACAATAAATCAAAACGATTCTATAGAACTACCTTTTGCGTAGGTGATTGATGAGACGAGCACAAGTCAACACTAGAAGGAAGACTATAGCACCAGTCATGTCTAAATATACATCTTGCATCGTTGCTGTACGGCCACCTGTAAAGTACTGATGAAGTTCATCAGCGCAAGCTAAAAGGAAAGTGAACAGGGCGGCTAGTACTAAGCGGCCTTTTCTATTGGGTAAAACCCAATATATTACCAGAGCTAAAAAACCAAAAGTGAAGAAATGTACAGACTTTCTAATTAAAAATTCAACAAAGTGATAATATCCACGTTCTTTAATAGAAATAGTTCGATCCCAATAAGTGAATTCCAACGTTGATAAAGTATGTTTACCAG
It encodes the following:
- a CDS encoding general stress protein, with amino-acid sequence MKKRHVVGTYDTDREAIAAIENLKHLGFTADEISIISKDPDQSEYVVEQTETHATEGAATGAATGGLIGGVGGILTGIGALAIPGVGPIIAAGPIVAGITGAAAGAGIGGLAGALIGMGIPEEEAHRYNEHFEHGKILVLIDSDLYDPVTHTHSTYSTDPTVEHTHTHVNSESSPLIDPNPFAKDHSYDPLTDPKPANKDHL
- a CDS encoding 3D domain-containing protein — translated: MKKLLFALTVAMLITVFTSGMNETSAAASVHTVKKGDTLYKISQQHKVSVSNIKQWNNLKSTVIYPKQKLRLVKSSKVAASTPKKQNTPSRSNGASVSKELMVSATAYTAHCNGCSGITRTGLNLRKNPNLKVIAVDPRVIKLGTKVHVEGYGYAIAGDTGGAIKGKKIDVFIPNKSRAYQWGRKNVKVKVLN
- a CDS encoding GGDEF domain-containing protein, with the translated sequence MNREHEITAISTGIDHALNTGKYYEAIELATQLLNKAELHSIDEVILTAHYILASTYYYIGNFEKVLYHIEKHHAYCLLNGNKSDWMRSYYLQYLVSQFASDYDRGERVLKDMLSSALDLKDHSHISMAYGRLSHLHNKKGEYEQALEYASLGLRYAQSREVERELYLIQAHLFLMESALNLQDAHLALNSINYVSDLSDLSNCPREKVFYKFLKARIHELLDEPEIAFHYYTIAKENDSLLNDYASLKDIQQKRIELAEKICDFDELAIIQKEYIELLHEMEHITWVKAALELQIRLQSASCKTKENIDYLTGLFNRRYLEETTDLKLKKALKTRSSVVCIAFDIDNLKSINDTFGHLMGDEAIKFVAHTCSNEIRKEDLLGRFGGDEFVLVMQDISLEDAKRKANLLAEKVMSLSANSDILPIPLTISIGLGDNTMHNVQSFKDLFHLADLALYQAKKNGKNQVMTYV
- a CDS encoding VanZ family protein, producing the protein MKKLLALLILIGILIGLAISSSQTYEQQSLVSTLQELLPNEPGKHTLSTLEFTYWDRTISIKERGYYHFVEFLIRKSVHFFTFGFLALVIYWVLPNRKGRLVLAALFTFLLACADELHQYFTGGRTATMQDVYLDMTGAIVFLLVLTCARLINHLRKR